The following coding sequences are from one Mustela lutreola isolate mMusLut2 chromosome 5, mMusLut2.pri, whole genome shotgun sequence window:
- the HRH2 gene encoding histamine H2 receptor isoform X2, whose translation MVPNGTASSFCLDSPPCRITVSVVLTILILITIAGNVVVCLAVGLTRRLRSLTNCFIVSLAITDLLLGLLVLPFSAFYQLSCQWSFGKVFCNIYTSLDVMLCTASILNLFMISLDRYCAVTDPLRYPVLVTPVRVAVSLVLIWVISITLSFLSIHLGWNSENKNSSFNHTIPKCKVQVNLVYGLVDGLVTFYLPLLVMCVTYYRIFKIARDQAKRIHHMGSWKVATVGEHKATVTLAAVMGAFIICWFPYFTVFVYRGLIGDDAINEAIEAVVLWLGYANSALNPILYATLNRDFRTAYQQLFRCRPAGHGVPETSRRFGSSQLARSQSQEVVRQEEKPLRLQVWSGTEVTAPRGATDRESRLIRAASGMLIQE comes from the coding sequence ATGGTACCTAACGGCACAGCCTCCTCCTTTTGTCTGGACTCTCCCCCGTGCAGGATCACTGTCAGCGTGGTCCTCACCATCCTCATCCTCATCACCATTGCCGGCAACGTGGTGGTCTGCCTGGCTGTGGGCCTGACCCGCCGGCTCCGCAGTCTGACCAACTGCTTCATTGTGTCTTTGGCTATCACCGATCTGCTCCTCGGCCTCCTGGTGCTGCCCTTCTCGGCCTTCTACCAGCTCTCCTGCCAGTGGAGCTTCGGCAAGGTCTTCTGCAATATCTACACCAGCTTGGACGTGATGCTCTGCACGGCCTCCATCCTCAACCTCTTCATGATCAGCCTCGACCGGTACTGCGCAGTCACGGACCCCCTGCGCTACCCTGTGCTGGTCACCCCTGTCCGGGTTGCTGTCTCTCTTGTCTTAATTTGGGTCATCTCCATCACCCTGTCCTTCCTGTCCATCCATCTGGGGTGGAACAGCGAGAATAAGAACAGCAGTTTCAATCACACCATCCCCAAGTGCAAAGTGCAGGTCAACTTGGTGTACGGCTTGGTGGACGGGCTGGTCACCTTCTACCTGCCGCTGCTGGTCATGTGCGTCACCTACTACCGCATCTTCAAGATTGCCCGGGATCAGGCCAAGCGGATCCATCACATGGGCTCCTGGAAGGTGGCCACCGTTGGGGAGCACAAAGCCACAGTGACACTGGCTGCTGTGATGGGAGCCTTCATCATCTGCTGGTTCCCCTACTTTACCGTGTTTGTTTACCGGGGGCTGATAGGGGATGATGCCATCAATGAGGCCATTGAAGCCGTTGTTCTGTGGCTGGGCTATGCCAACTCGGCGCTGAACCCTATCCTGTATGCTACACTGAACAGAGACTTCCGCACGGCATACCAGCAGCTGTTCCGCTGCAGGCCTGCGGGCCACGGGGTCCCGGAGACCAGCCGGAGGTTTGGCAGCTCTCAGCTGGCCAGGAGTCAAAGTCAAGAAGTCGTGCGGCAGGAAGAGAAGCCTCTGAGGCTCCAGGTGTGGAGTGGGACAGAGGTCACAGCCCCTCGGGGAGCCACAGACAG
- the HRH2 gene encoding histamine H2 receptor isoform X3 — MVPNGTASSFCLDSPPCRITVSVVLTILILITIAGNVVVCLAVGLTRRLRSLTNCFIVSLAITDLLLGLLVLPFSAFYQLSCQWSFGKVFCNIYTSLDVMLCTASILNLFMISLDRYCAVTDPLRYPVLVTPVRVAVSLVLIWVISITLSFLSIHLGWNSENKNSSFNHTIPKCKVQVNLVYGLVDGLVTFYLPLLVMCVTYYRIFKIARDQAKRIHHMGSWKVATVGEHKATVTLAAVMGAFIICWFPYFTVFVYRGLIGDDAINEAIEAVVLWLGYANSALNPILYATLNRDFRTAYQQLFRCRPAGHGVPETSRRFGSSQLARSQSQEVVRQEEKPLRLQVWSGTEVTAPRGATDSSQVWSVLP, encoded by the exons ATGGTACCTAACGGCACAGCCTCCTCCTTTTGTCTGGACTCTCCCCCGTGCAGGATCACTGTCAGCGTGGTCCTCACCATCCTCATCCTCATCACCATTGCCGGCAACGTGGTGGTCTGCCTGGCTGTGGGCCTGACCCGCCGGCTCCGCAGTCTGACCAACTGCTTCATTGTGTCTTTGGCTATCACCGATCTGCTCCTCGGCCTCCTGGTGCTGCCCTTCTCGGCCTTCTACCAGCTCTCCTGCCAGTGGAGCTTCGGCAAGGTCTTCTGCAATATCTACACCAGCTTGGACGTGATGCTCTGCACGGCCTCCATCCTCAACCTCTTCATGATCAGCCTCGACCGGTACTGCGCAGTCACGGACCCCCTGCGCTACCCTGTGCTGGTCACCCCTGTCCGGGTTGCTGTCTCTCTTGTCTTAATTTGGGTCATCTCCATCACCCTGTCCTTCCTGTCCATCCATCTGGGGTGGAACAGCGAGAATAAGAACAGCAGTTTCAATCACACCATCCCCAAGTGCAAAGTGCAGGTCAACTTGGTGTACGGCTTGGTGGACGGGCTGGTCACCTTCTACCTGCCGCTGCTGGTCATGTGCGTCACCTACTACCGCATCTTCAAGATTGCCCGGGATCAGGCCAAGCGGATCCATCACATGGGCTCCTGGAAGGTGGCCACCGTTGGGGAGCACAAAGCCACAGTGACACTGGCTGCTGTGATGGGAGCCTTCATCATCTGCTGGTTCCCCTACTTTACCGTGTTTGTTTACCGGGGGCTGATAGGGGATGATGCCATCAATGAGGCCATTGAAGCCGTTGTTCTGTGGCTGGGCTATGCCAACTCGGCGCTGAACCCTATCCTGTATGCTACACTGAACAGAGACTTCCGCACGGCATACCAGCAGCTGTTCCGCTGCAGGCCTGCGGGCCACGGGGTCCCGGAGACCAGCCGGAGGTTTGGCAGCTCTCAGCTGGCCAGGAGTCAAAGTCAAGAAGTCGTGCGGCAGGAAGAGAAGCCTCTGAGGCTCCAGGTGTGGAGTGGGACAGAGGTCACAGCCCCTCGGGGAGCCACAGACAG CAGCCAGGTGTGGAGTGTCCTGCCATAG